The following are from one region of the Salminus brasiliensis chromosome 14, fSalBra1.hap2, whole genome shotgun sequence genome:
- the sh3gl2b gene encoding LOW QUALITY PROTEIN: SH3 domain containing GRB2 like 2b, endophilin A1 (The sequence of the model RefSeq protein was modified relative to this genomic sequence to represent the inferred CDS: deleted 2 bases in 1 codon) — protein sequence MSLAGLKKQFHKATQKVSEKVGGAEGTKLDDDFKEMEKKWDTTSRAVLDIMTRLTTEYLQPNPASRAKLSMINTMSKIRGQEKGPGYPQAESVLGDAMQKFGRELGEESSFVSNYPMLEVMWELGEVKDALDMEVKQNCIDPLQNLHDKDIKEIQHHLKKMEGRRLDFDYKKKRQGKVTEEDIKQALEKFDESKEVAEQSMFNLLESDVDRAGQLAALVTAQLEYHRQAADVLQQLSEKVTLVIKEASSKPRIEYIAKLRMELQLPSENHNGGIHTAKSPARSPAPLDQPCCRALYDFDPENEGELTFKEGDIIILTNQIDDNWYEGMIHGKSGFFPINYVDILVPLTH from the exons ATGTCTTTGGCGGGGCTGAAGAAGCAGTTCCACAAAGCCACGCAG AAAGTAAGTGAGAAGGTTGGAGGAGCAGAAGGCACTAAACTTGACGATGACTTTAAAGAAATGGAAAAG AAATGGGACACCACAAGCAGAGCAGTGCTGGACATCATGACTAGACTAACTACAGAATACCTACAACCAAACCCAG CATCCAGGGCGAAGCTCAGTATGATAAACACAATGTCTAAGATCCGTGGTCAGGAGAAAGGGCCAGGATACCCGCAGGCCGAGAGCGTGCTCGGAGACGCAATGCAGAAATTCGGCCGGGAACTCGGAGAGGAGTCCAGCTttg TCTCCAATTATCCGATGCTCGAGGTGATGTGGGAGCTAGGGGAGGTGAAGGATGCGTTAGATATGGAAGTCAAACAGAACTGCATTGACCCGCTCCAGAACCTGCACGACAAAGACATCAAAGAGATtcag CACCACCTGAAGAAGATGGAGGGTCGGCGTCTGGATTTTGACTATAAGAAGAAGCGTCAGGGCAAAGTAACTGAGGAGGACATCAAGCAGGCGCTGGAGAAGTTTGACGAGTCCAAAGAGGTCGCAGAGCAGAGCATGTTCAACCTGCTGGAGAGTGATGT agatagAGCAGGTCAGTTGGCAGCGCTGGTGACAGCTCAGCTGGAGTATCACAGGCAGGCCGCTGATGTTCTCCAGCAGCTCTCTGAGAAAGTCACCCTTGT gATAAAGGAGGCCTCCAGTAAGCCCAGGATTGAATACATTGCCAAACTGCGCATGGAGCTGCAGTTACCCAGCGAAAACCACAACGGAGGAATACACACCGCTAAATCACCTGCAAGATCTCccg cccCTCTTGATCAGCCGTGTTGTCGGGCTCTGTATGACTTTGATCCGGAGAACGAGGGGGAGCTG ACATTTAAGGAGGGTGACATCATcattctgaccaatcagattGACGATAACTGGTATGAGGGGATGATCCACGGCAAGTCGGGTTTCTTCCCCATCAACTACGTGGACATCCTGGTGCCTCTGACCCACTAG
- the LOC140577427 gene encoding butyrophilin-like protein 8: MNAEDMTVTWSRSDLTDSVVHQYGNHKDLNTDQIPQYRGRTSVFIKELQRGNTSLSLSNIRLSDEGLYSCTVESRHWEDKRSVDLRVEVIGSQPVITVESYDSETVSLLCKSEGWRPEPALQWMNSRRVNLTAEETETQRVADLSYSVKRRMTVNRSDIDTFFCRVTQRDHKKEGDITAAAIYDLVAPFWKLIAISVSVLLLVALSGFIIYNCPEGLQEPVLSPAQWTRVQFTLLPEEELDQVNLRKYDLLEEGF, translated from the exons ATGAACGCTGAGGATATGACTGTTACCTGGTCCAGATCAGACCTGACAGATTCAGTGGTTCATCAGTATGGAAATCATAAAGATCTAAACACAGATCAGATTCCTCAGTACAGAGGGAGAACCTCTGTGTTTATAAAGGAGCTACAGAGAGGAAACACCTCACTGAGTCTCTCCAACATTCGCCTTTCTGATGAAGGACTTTACAGCTGCACTGTTGAGAGCAGACACTGGGAAGATAAACGCTCAGTTGATCTCAGAGTTGAAG TTATTGGATCTCAGCCAGTGATCACTGTGGAGAGCTATGACTCAGAGACGGTCAGTTTACTGTGTAAATCTGAAGGCTGGCGTCCTGAACCTGCTCTTCAGTGGATGAACAGTAGAAGAGTTAATCTGACtgcagaagaaacagaaacacagCGAGTAGCTGATCTCAGTTACAGTGTGAAACGTCGTATGACTGTAAACCGCAGTGACATCGACACGTTCTTCTGCAGAGTGACACAGAGAGACCACAAGAAGGAGGGAGACATCACAGCTGCTGCCATCTATG ATCTGGTGGCCCCTTTTTGGAAATTAATTGCCATCAGTGTTTCAGTTCTGCTGCTGGTCGCACTGAGTGGCTTCATCATCTACAACTGTCCAG AAGGCCTCCAAGAACCCGTCCTCTCTCCTGCTCAGTGGACACGGGTGCAGTTCACGCTTCTGCCAGAAGAGGAGCTAGATCAGGTTAACCTGAGAAAGTATGACCTGTTGGAGGAAGGCTTTTAG